The Sphingobacterium bambusae genome includes a window with the following:
- a CDS encoding nucleoside 2-deoxyribosyltransferase domain-containing protein, translated as MKPKIYLAGGFRGGWHKHVINQLSEFFTIYNPQQHNLESVEKYTAWDLYHLDKCDIVLGFMDEKNPSGYGLALEIGYSKAKNKLVILVDEKSQSDKVFSRYFAICHQSADVVCRSIDEAIGYLQSFG; from the coding sequence ATGAAACCAAAGATTTATTTAGCGGGAGGGTTTAGAGGAGGATGGCATAAACACGTTATAAACCAACTCTCAGAATTTTTCACGATTTACAACCCACAACAGCATAATCTCGAAAGTGTAGAGAAATATACAGCTTGGGACCTATATCATTTGGATAAATGCGATATCGTACTTGGATTCATGGATGAGAAAAATCCTTCGGGCTATGGTTTAGCTCTAGAAATTGGTTATTCGAAAGCAAAAAATAAGTTGGTGATCCTTGTAGATGAAAAATCACAAAGTGACAAAGTTTTTTCGCGATATTTTGCAATTTGTCATCAATCTGCAGATGTTGTTTGTAGGTCTATTGATGAAGCAATAGGATACCTTCAGAGTTTTGGATAG
- a CDS encoding ATP-binding protein, whose protein sequence is MNTELNRSVPFIKTGQALQSLRDSGYSIEAALGEVIDNSIEAESNNIAIHLVEGKNKDGKKCVTKIVFIDDGTGMNTELLQYYPQIGFSTRYMSTNTIGKYGVGSKFAALNFARRFDVWSRVNVDDPWMHVYFDLDKTIETEQAGEEPMVETPKELRLQKEVRDLLTTEAKGTVVVWSRVDRLEDGRHALHYDELVQDIKKELARMFRHFIDGGIKISVNGQSLLAYDPLMIMKNSFQDKELKKYYLALTKDKADSRVKEHYDARVIDERSIKVEDSTVLLKVTLYPKEIIRSRGRGGDTLATKLRVPENEGAISFIRLGREVAYTNVPRIFPSRVENPDRFIGIEVSFSPDLDGYFGVRNVKRGVEPHGELRMKIREALRNPITQARKVIEDIWGEVSREEQEHQGEYNPITQAANEANKTMPKSRAISQQTAAEIEEVIDELAMDVVGSDSKLQQDYKAKIRKEPFVIESVSFAGKEFFDIKHLNGQVIIRINTRHPFYREMYKPIKDIAQSDPGTVTGDQAVKISRRTIEALTLLILSYGKAESMNNNPDEAYRDLTGYWGQFLHSLMGRVKDVL, encoded by the coding sequence ATGAATACAGAATTAAACAGAAGTGTGCCGTTTATTAAAACAGGGCAAGCTCTACAGTCGTTAAGGGACTCTGGCTATAGCATCGAGGCGGCTTTGGGAGAAGTTATAGATAACAGTATCGAAGCGGAATCGAATAATATTGCAATACATCTTGTTGAAGGGAAAAATAAGGATGGTAAAAAGTGCGTAACTAAAATTGTTTTCATAGATGATGGTACAGGCATGAATACAGAACTCCTTCAATATTATCCCCAAATAGGATTTTCGACTCGCTACATGAGCACGAATACTATCGGCAAATATGGGGTTGGTTCAAAGTTCGCAGCACTTAATTTCGCCCGAAGGTTCGATGTCTGGAGCAGAGTTAATGTTGATGATCCTTGGATGCATGTCTATTTTGATTTAGATAAGACTATTGAAACTGAACAGGCAGGAGAAGAACCTATGGTTGAAACGCCAAAAGAACTAAGACTTCAAAAAGAAGTGAGAGATCTTTTAACAACAGAGGCAAAAGGAACAGTGGTTGTTTGGTCAAGAGTAGATCGTTTAGAGGATGGTAGACATGCTTTGCATTACGATGAATTAGTGCAAGACATAAAGAAGGAACTTGCGCGAATGTTTCGACATTTTATTGATGGCGGTATCAAAATCTCTGTCAATGGGCAAAGTTTATTAGCGTACGATCCTTTGATGATTATGAAAAATTCATTTCAAGATAAAGAGTTGAAAAAGTATTATTTAGCTCTTACAAAGGATAAAGCTGACAGTAGGGTAAAAGAGCACTACGATGCTAGGGTTATTGATGAGAGAAGCATAAAGGTCGAAGATTCCACAGTTCTGCTTAAAGTGACATTGTATCCAAAGGAGATTATCAGGAGTAGGGGGCGGGGAGGAGATACTTTAGCGACGAAATTGCGTGTTCCGGAAAATGAGGGTGCGATTAGCTTTATACGATTGGGACGTGAAGTTGCCTATACAAATGTGCCACGAATTTTCCCGAGCAGAGTAGAAAATCCAGACCGTTTTATTGGTATAGAAGTTTCATTTTCGCCGGATTTAGATGGTTACTTCGGCGTTCGGAATGTCAAGAGAGGGGTAGAACCTCATGGAGAGTTACGTATGAAAATTCGTGAAGCACTGAGAAATCCTATTACTCAAGCTCGGAAGGTTATCGAAGATATTTGGGGTGAAGTTTCGAGAGAGGAACAAGAGCATCAGGGAGAATATAATCCCATAACTCAAGCAGCGAACGAGGCGAATAAGACTATGCCGAAGAGCCGAGCTATAAGTCAACAAACAGCAGCTGAAATTGAGGAAGTAATTGATGAGTTAGCGATGGACGTGGTAGGAAGCGATTCTAAATTACAGCAAGATTATAAAGCAAAAATAAGAAAAGAGCCGTTTGTGATAGAGTCGGTCAGCTTCGCGGGTAAAGAGTTTTTTGATATAAAACATCTTAATGGGCAAGTAATAATTCGTATTAATACTAGACATCCATTCTACCGCGAAATGTATAAACCGATAAAAGACATAGCACAATCTGATCCTGGCACAGTTACAGGAGATCAGGCAGTTAAAATTTCACGTAGAACTATTGAAGCTCTAACTTTACTTATATTATCTTATGGCAAAGCAGAGTCAATGAACAATAACCCTGACGAAGCGTACCGAGATCTAACAGGATATTGGGGGCAGTTTCTTCACAGTCTAATGGGGCGAGTTAAAGATGTTTTGTGA
- a CDS encoding DUF262 domain-containing HNH endonuclease family protein, whose protein sequence is MINIDKAFNTENRSIYEYFVQPGVGFYIPLYQREYSWDTSNIEQLLEDIAKGIEDLSDDSTENQIRFLGTIITVTESDKNNVQPQDTKALPPAIEKVIDGQQRLSTITLISALLYKQITVIEERLEKASKKLDEQYNGAEILSEISEACKDWKKKLQAVFGVDLNRGTPSIKPKIIRGNIDKWVMREQQNESYLSQISGYLYAFIEHFFNNGEMPTFDKQSNAGRNLKEVNIWLNKHVALAHLDSSEFCDAQTIFSKIDEDNLWQYKRPILKEILETGDITDKNTFSYHLSSLVQTFSVCHYLLDRCCFTIIKPANDDWAFDMFQSLNATGTPLTAIETFKPVVVQAVPNFKEASENEYFTKIEKAFENLSSAAQKSKLTNELLTSFALPVEGRRLATHFSAQRKWLGAIYGQLDSIAKKTEFIKYFGNYTEFYDDVWNKYKGKDKMPPSILAGTAEADLTSLLLLFLKESNHKMAITFLGTFYNDLVEGKENSASKFVSIVKAVSAFYLIWRAHQSNSGLDDVYRTYFRGSTKIAIESHTWLTNPNFEVGSIKSYLRDKLPKEKADWLATATINCTYSSSYSVCKFALFNAAHDTIPDDANPGLFKKSTAGKSDYLRLERWISEELDSIEHIAPKVNKGDWMPSIYSENDLFDKLGNLTLLPRGVNTSASNKGWDEKLIYYKHLGEQDPDRLVELTNKAKADNIPLKDSNLEILKRAKYADHIRPLLNIPENHQWNDEIIIERSRKILDTLWDRVIGWLE, encoded by the coding sequence ATGATCAACATAGACAAAGCATTTAACACCGAGAATCGAAGTATATACGAGTATTTTGTTCAGCCTGGAGTAGGATTTTATATCCCGCTCTACCAACGCGAATATAGCTGGGATACATCCAATATCGAACAGTTATTAGAAGACATAGCAAAGGGTATTGAAGACCTCTCCGATGATAGCACAGAAAATCAGATACGATTTTTAGGTACGATAATAACAGTTACCGAATCAGATAAAAACAACGTACAGCCCCAGGACACTAAAGCACTTCCTCCTGCCATAGAAAAGGTGATTGATGGGCAACAACGTTTATCTACAATTACATTAATATCGGCTCTGCTATACAAGCAGATCACGGTAATTGAAGAACGTTTAGAAAAAGCTTCAAAAAAATTAGATGAGCAATACAATGGAGCGGAAATTTTATCAGAGATTTCCGAAGCGTGTAAAGATTGGAAAAAGAAGCTTCAAGCAGTTTTCGGTGTGGACCTAAATCGAGGAACACCCTCTATAAAACCAAAGATAATTCGCGGAAACATCGATAAGTGGGTGATGCGTGAACAACAAAACGAAAGTTACCTCTCCCAGATATCTGGCTATTTATACGCTTTCATTGAACATTTTTTCAATAATGGAGAGATGCCGACTTTCGATAAGCAATCCAACGCGGGGAGAAACTTAAAGGAAGTCAATATATGGCTAAACAAACATGTGGCGTTGGCACACTTGGACAGTTCAGAGTTTTGCGATGCGCAAACTATTTTCAGTAAAATTGACGAAGATAATCTCTGGCAATACAAACGCCCCATTTTAAAAGAAATTTTGGAGACCGGTGATATAACAGACAAAAACACATTCTCTTACCATCTATCTTCTTTAGTCCAAACATTCTCCGTATGCCATTACTTACTAGATCGCTGCTGTTTTACCATTATAAAACCCGCCAATGACGACTGGGCATTTGACATGTTTCAATCATTGAATGCCACGGGTACACCGCTCACAGCAATAGAGACCTTTAAACCCGTAGTCGTTCAAGCCGTTCCGAATTTTAAAGAGGCGTCGGAAAATGAGTATTTCACCAAAATTGAGAAAGCTTTCGAAAATCTTTCGAGCGCAGCGCAAAAAAGCAAGTTAACAAACGAACTACTAACATCATTCGCACTTCCCGTGGAAGGCAGAAGATTGGCCACTCATTTTAGCGCTCAAAGAAAATGGTTGGGAGCAATTTATGGACAGTTGGATTCAATTGCAAAGAAAACGGAATTTATCAAGTACTTTGGTAACTATACAGAATTCTACGATGATGTATGGAACAAATATAAAGGGAAGGACAAAATGCCTCCCTCGATCCTCGCTGGTACTGCGGAAGCTGATCTAACATCCCTATTGCTATTATTTTTAAAGGAGAGTAACCATAAGATGGCGATTACTTTTTTAGGTACGTTTTATAACGATCTGGTCGAGGGTAAAGAAAACTCCGCTTCTAAATTTGTTTCAATAGTAAAAGCTGTATCCGCTTTTTATCTGATATGGCGTGCGCATCAATCCAATTCTGGGCTAGACGATGTCTATCGTACATATTTTAGAGGTTCTACAAAAATAGCTATCGAAAGTCATACGTGGTTAACGAATCCTAATTTCGAAGTTGGTAGTATTAAATCATATCTGCGCGATAAGCTTCCTAAAGAAAAAGCAGATTGGCTCGCCACTGCAACTATAAATTGTACCTATAGTTCCTCGTATAGCGTATGTAAGTTTGCTCTATTTAATGCAGCGCACGACACTATACCGGACGACGCGAACCCGGGTTTATTTAAAAAATCTACCGCAGGAAAATCAGATTACTTGCGTTTAGAAAGGTGGATAAGTGAAGAATTAGATTCGATTGAACATATTGCACCGAAGGTTAATAAAGGAGATTGGATGCCTTCTATTTACTCGGAAAATGATTTATTTGACAAACTTGGAAACCTAACGTTGCTCCCACGTGGTGTCAACACAAGCGCTAGCAATAAAGGATGGGATGAAAAATTGATCTACTATAAGCATTTAGGAGAACAAGATCCTGACCGTTTAGTAGAGCTTACAAATAAAGCGAAAGCAGATAATATCCCACTGAAAGATTCCAATCTTGAAATTTTAAAAAGAGCGAAGTATGCAGACCATATTCGCCCACTCCTAAATATTCCTGAGAATCATCAATGGAACGATGAAATTATTATCGAAAGATCCCGAAAAATTCTAGACACTCTGTGGGATAGAGTTATAGGTTGGTTGGAGTAA
- a CDS encoding putative phage abortive infection protein, producing the protein MKELLFIPLLRRKSSPKSMRKVGSPTKKVNIIFISGIAIVSILTIFVCWFYYVFLNSLLFGNDAQKTGPIGDSLGGFSTPIIGIGAAILTFLAFWVQFKANKQQQEDLKIERFETKFYEMLRIHRDNVDQIGINNNIEGRKTFSRLFNELKYTYYYCLNNINEQQKNSTTKLAIEKIYNISYLIFFFGIGQTSSKLVDDILDNESKPVFEKLAECINKTQDFYRRRTRPLSLKAKVSENESIRFFYDYVPFQGHMGNLSHYVRHIFQLVKFVEERYPISADIKAKNDYIATLRSQLSTYEQAFLYYNALSVLGRPWLESEKSEGGLLKKYPIIKSLPKPLADFYKTPDEIFGTAEKNDDENILFEWTEIKKRYTNIDKEKITS; encoded by the coding sequence ATGAAAGAACTACTTTTTATCCCGCTGTTAAGAAGAAAATCTTCACCTAAATCTATGAGAAAAGTGGGATCGCCAACTAAAAAGGTCAACATAATTTTCATTTCCGGCATTGCGATCGTATCAATACTAACCATTTTTGTATGCTGGTTTTATTACGTATTTTTAAATAGTCTTTTATTTGGAAACGATGCTCAAAAAACCGGGCCAATAGGTGATTCATTGGGAGGCTTCTCTACTCCGATTATTGGTATAGGAGCTGCAATATTAACATTTTTGGCATTTTGGGTTCAATTTAAAGCCAACAAACAGCAACAAGAGGATTTGAAAATCGAGCGCTTTGAAACCAAGTTTTACGAAATGCTGCGAATCCACCGAGACAACGTAGATCAAATTGGCATTAATAATAATATAGAAGGCCGGAAAACATTCTCTAGATTATTTAATGAACTTAAGTATACCTACTATTACTGTTTGAATAATATTAATGAGCAGCAAAAGAATTCGACAACAAAATTAGCAATCGAAAAAATTTACAATATATCTTACCTTATTTTTTTCTTTGGTATAGGCCAAACATCTAGTAAGTTAGTGGATGATATTTTGGATAACGAAAGTAAACCCGTCTTTGAGAAACTTGCAGAGTGTATCAATAAAACACAAGATTTTTACAGAAGACGTACTAGACCCCTCTCTCTAAAAGCAAAAGTATCGGAAAATGAGAGTATCAGATTCTTTTATGACTATGTTCCATTTCAAGGTCATATGGGTAATTTAAGCCATTATGTCCGTCATATTTTTCAACTTGTAAAATTTGTTGAAGAGCGTTATCCAATATCGGCAGATATAAAAGCTAAGAACGATTATATAGCGACGCTAAGATCACAACTATCTACTTACGAGCAAGCGTTTCTTTATTATAATGCCCTTTCTGTATTAGGGCGACCTTGGTTAGAAAGCGAAAAATCGGAAGGCGGATTGCTAAAAAAATACCCTATTATAAAAAGTCTCCCTAAACCACTAGCCGATTTTTATAAAACACCTGACGAAATATTTGGAACGGCTGAAAAAAATGACGACGAAAATATTCTTTTCGAGTGGACGGAAATAAAAAAGAGATACACAAATATTGATAAAGAGAAAATCACATCATGA
- a CDS encoding helix-turn-helix domain-containing protein, giving the protein MKTYTVKISRLDYEIINRVREIREKKGISQRDLSELMNLSKSFVGKVEALGQPDKYSIRHLTLIATALKLKSLDELLPKAIPDQDIIEVVYQKVPKLNKAGVESKQLEESIVEIKAI; this is encoded by the coding sequence TTGATTACGAGATCATCAATCGGGTTAGGGAGATCCGAGAGAAAAAAGGAATTTCTCAACGCGATTTAAGTGAACTAATGAACTTAAGCAAGAGTTTTGTTGGGAAAGTTGAAGCATTAGGTCAGCCTGATAAATATAGTATAAGGCATTTAACATTAATAGCTACGGCATTGAAGTTAAAGTCTCTTGACGAATTACTCCCGAAAGCTATACCGGATCAAGACATTATTGAAGTTGTTTATCAGAAAGTGCCTAAACTGAATAAGGCGGGGGTTGAGAGCAAACAACTTGAGGAGAGTATAGTGGAAATTAAAGCTATTTAA